From Zavarzinella sp., one genomic window encodes:
- a CDS encoding c-type cytochrome translates to MMTTFLLTSLVLAQTDFPTPNNTEKKTDVPLMSAPDAARGLQVPPGVSVTVFAAEPDVQNPIAVNWDRKGRLWVAENYTYAERPTRFDLKLRDRIIVLEDTNQDGVADQRKVFTDQLQMLTSVEVGKGGVWAMCPPQLLFIPDANEDCVPDGPPIVVLDGFTVAESNYHNFANGLRFGPDGWLYGRCGHSCPGNIGLPGTPPEQRYPIYGGIWRYHPKRKTVEVLVQGTTNPWGHDWDQHGELFFINTVNGHLWHCMPGAHFKESFGVSRNPGVFERMDTIADHYHFDVKGGWQASRDGKANDLGGGHAHIGMMIYQANQWPAYYRNKLYTLNMHGRRTNVEKLERSGSGYVGKHEPDLFLAKDPWFRGMELTTGPDGNIYLVDWSDTGECHEQSGVHRTSGRIFKLSYGKPSSQMQFKRPWCMNHSTPLAQLWQDYQDEKVTEEQLLQLLTNPDEHLRAWAIRLLADTWPLDRLSGPLPGVSYPAKDHVLQAMIELAKTDQSSLVHLTLATTMQRMPIAARSKLASALFTHEEYASDAFLPYLVWYGLMAVGDQQPETLAELLPQCQWPQTVRWMIRKLTTQIEQKPEAFSAAIKATLQLQMKLKQEVLNGIAEGLQGYVKLPKPTCWDQFISLPEIANDPRLISLNAVFGTGLSIAQIEALVRDKKKDHGARVAAWNSLVAAKPMSLRSIGETLLGEREMCVVAARGLAGFDDPKIAQAILNRYRLVSANERGKLLDVLCSRTTFAKILLQNIGSAPNQVPVSDLSAAQARQIASFHDKDLQQLLMAKWGTLQESTAARQQQIAELKSKLTKKVLAEANLSNGKALFVKNCAACHKMYGEGGAIGPDITGSQRDNMDYLLGNIIDPSSEVPAQYLNTIVEMTDGRQLGGIVVRESPQVVVLQLPNEQVTLNRQDIQAMKRSNKSFMPEDLLQPLRFEEVVDLIGYLMNKDPLKVPK, encoded by the coding sequence ATGATGACAACTTTTTTGCTGACAAGCCTGGTGCTTGCCCAGACAGATTTTCCAACACCAAATAATACAGAAAAGAAAACCGATGTGCCACTGATGTCCGCTCCGGATGCCGCACGTGGGTTGCAGGTGCCACCCGGAGTATCTGTAACTGTGTTTGCTGCCGAACCTGATGTACAGAATCCAATTGCGGTGAATTGGGACAGAAAAGGCCGTCTGTGGGTAGCAGAAAACTACACTTACGCAGAGCGCCCCACACGCTTTGATCTGAAGTTGCGAGATCGCATCATTGTTCTGGAAGATACCAACCAGGATGGGGTGGCAGATCAACGCAAAGTATTTACTGATCAATTGCAAATGCTGACCAGCGTGGAAGTGGGAAAAGGTGGAGTCTGGGCAATGTGCCCCCCACAGTTATTATTTATTCCCGATGCGAATGAGGATTGCGTGCCGGATGGACCGCCGATTGTCGTGCTGGACGGTTTTACTGTTGCAGAAAGCAACTACCACAACTTTGCGAACGGTTTGAGATTTGGGCCGGATGGCTGGCTCTACGGCCGCTGTGGGCATTCCTGCCCGGGAAATATTGGCTTGCCTGGCACCCCACCGGAACAGCGTTATCCCATTTATGGTGGTATCTGGCGGTATCATCCCAAGCGAAAAACTGTTGAAGTTCTGGTACAGGGAACAACGAACCCATGGGGCCACGATTGGGATCAACATGGCGAACTCTTTTTCATTAATACTGTCAATGGGCATCTATGGCACTGCATGCCTGGGGCACATTTCAAAGAATCTTTCGGCGTCAGTAGAAATCCAGGTGTCTTCGAAAGAATGGACACCATCGCTGACCACTACCACTTTGATGTGAAAGGTGGCTGGCAGGCAAGCCGAGATGGCAAAGCAAACGACCTGGGTGGCGGTCATGCACATATCGGCATGATGATCTATCAGGCGAATCAATGGCCAGCGTATTATCGAAATAAACTGTACACATTAAACATGCATGGCCGGCGTACCAACGTGGAAAAACTGGAGCGGTCCGGTTCTGGATATGTGGGCAAGCACGAACCTGACCTGTTTCTGGCAAAGGATCCGTGGTTCCGCGGTATGGAACTGACCACAGGCCCCGATGGAAATATTTATCTTGTCGATTGGAGTGACACGGGAGAATGTCACGAACAATCTGGCGTGCACCGCACCAGTGGGCGAATCTTCAAGTTAAGTTACGGCAAACCATCAAGCCAGATGCAATTCAAACGCCCCTGGTGCATGAATCACTCTACCCCACTGGCACAGTTGTGGCAGGATTATCAGGATGAAAAAGTAACTGAAGAACAATTGCTTCAGTTGCTGACTAATCCAGATGAACACCTGCGAGCTTGGGCTATTCGCCTGCTTGCAGACACCTGGCCACTGGATCGCTTATCGGGTCCACTACCAGGTGTAAGTTATCCCGCGAAAGATCATGTTTTGCAGGCAATGATTGAACTTGCTAAAACCGATCAGTCAAGTCTGGTTCATCTGACGTTAGCCACAACAATGCAACGAATGCCCATTGCAGCACGCAGCAAATTGGCAAGTGCATTATTTACCCACGAAGAATATGCCAGTGATGCTTTTCTGCCTTACCTGGTGTGGTATGGTTTAATGGCCGTGGGCGATCAACAACCGGAAACCTTGGCAGAATTACTCCCGCAGTGCCAGTGGCCACAAACAGTTCGCTGGATGATAAGGAAACTGACCACGCAGATAGAACAGAAACCAGAAGCTTTTAGTGCCGCGATCAAGGCGACATTGCAGTTGCAGATGAAACTGAAGCAGGAAGTTCTTAATGGCATTGCAGAGGGATTACAGGGATATGTGAAATTGCCCAAACCTACATGCTGGGATCAATTTATTTCATTACCCGAAATTGCCAACGATCCACGGCTGATTTCACTGAATGCTGTTTTTGGAACTGGCTTAAGCATTGCACAGATCGAAGCATTAGTGCGGGACAAAAAGAAAGATCATGGTGCACGCGTTGCAGCATGGAACAGTCTCGTCGCCGCAAAGCCGATGTCACTTCGTTCGATTGGCGAAACATTGCTTGGTGAACGGGAAATGTGTGTAGTTGCGGCACGCGGGTTGGCGGGATTTGATGATCCGAAAATTGCCCAGGCCATCCTCAATCGTTATCGCCTGGTGAGTGCCAACGAGCGTGGTAAGTTACTGGATGTTCTTTGTTCACGCACAACTTTTGCGAAAATTCTACTTCAGAATATTGGCAGTGCACCAAATCAAGTCCCTGTTAGCGATCTCAGCGCAGCCCAGGCCAGGCAGATTGCCTCATTTCATGACAAAGATCTCCAGCAACTTCTCATGGCGAAGTGGGGCACTTTGCAGGAATCAACTGCAGCACGCCAACAGCAGATTGCAGAACTGAAAAGCAAGCTGACCAAGAAAGTGCTGGCTGAGGCCAATCTATCTAATGGAAAAGCCCTGTTCGTAAAAAACTGTGCGGCCTGCCACAAAATGTATGGTGAAGGCGGGGCAATTGGTCCAGATATTACTGGTTCCCAACGCGATAACATGGACTATCTGCTTGGGAACATCATCGATCCCAGTAGTGAAGTTCCCGCTCAGTACCTGAATACGATTGTGGAAATGACCGACGGCAGACAACTGGGTGGGATAGTTGTTCGTGAATCTCCTCAGGTGGTAGTGCTGCAACTGCCTAATGAGCAGGTAACCTTGAATCGCCAGGATATTCAGGCAATGAAAAGGTCAAACAAATCATTCATGCCAGAGGATCTTTTGCAACCACTGCGATTTGAAGAAGTGGTGGATCTGATTGGGTACCTAATGAACAAAGATCCTTTGAAAGTACCGAAATAG
- a CDS encoding metallophosphoesterase — MPDAEKLITMIYRAIEAVRSTAGRRGKLIELNSAHEVIVVGDLHGNLDNFKRILPELQLKDNPHRHLVLQEVIHGKHSYPTGGDKSHQLLDVFCAMKSQFPQQVHLIMGNHELSQWIDRPIVKGGTNNNDRFLAGIAEYYGATHVDRIEDAYKKLFKMLPLAIRTSNRVFISHSIPGKKYRDQFALHHLETDSPPNQDLLPGGSIYELLWGRDVSEENVKNFLGKVACDWLITGHIPCDNGYLLPNPHQVVIETSELPGAYIRFATNIPLNHELLVSGIKMLH; from the coding sequence ATGCCAGATGCAGAGAAACTCATCACGATGATCTATCGTGCCATCGAAGCGGTTCGAAGCACGGCTGGTCGGCGTGGCAAATTGATTGAACTCAACTCAGCACACGAAGTGATTGTCGTGGGGGATCTACACGGTAACCTGGACAATTTCAAACGGATCCTTCCCGAATTACAATTGAAAGATAACCCTCATCGTCATCTGGTGCTGCAGGAAGTAATTCATGGCAAACACAGCTATCCCACAGGTGGTGATAAGTCGCACCAGTTGCTGGACGTTTTCTGTGCGATGAAAAGCCAGTTTCCGCAACAGGTCCACCTGATAATGGGTAACCATGAGTTATCGCAATGGATCGATCGGCCAATTGTGAAAGGTGGTACCAACAACAATGATCGGTTTCTGGCAGGCATCGCCGAATATTATGGTGCCACGCATGTAGACAGGATCGAAGATGCGTACAAGAAATTGTTCAAAATGTTGCCTTTAGCCATCCGCACCAGCAATCGTGTCTTTATCAGCCACAGTATTCCAGGGAAAAAATATCGAGATCAATTTGCGTTACATCACCTGGAAACAGATAGCCCACCGAATCAGGATCTGTTGCCTGGTGGCAGTATTTACGAACTCCTGTGGGGCCGGGATGTTTCTGAAGAAAATGTGAAGAACTTTCTCGGTAAAGTAGCGTGTGATTGGCTGATTACTGGCCATATTCCATGCGATAACGGTTATCTGCTCCCTAATCCCCACCAGGTGGTTATCGAAACCTCGGAACTTCCTGGTGCGTATATTCGCTTTGCAACCAACATTCCACTCAACCACGAATTGCTGGTTTCCGGCATCAAAATGCTGCACTAA
- the gnd gene encoding decarboxylating NADP(+)-dependent phosphogluconate dehydrogenase — MEATGDLALIGLAVMGQNLILNMNDHGYQIVAFNRTVSKVDEFLAKEDKGTNVVGAHSIAEMCAKLKRPRRVMMLVKAGQAVDDFIAQIVPHLEPGDIIIDGGNSLYQDSARRHKELEQKGLLFIGTGVSGGEEGARRGPSIMPGGSPAAWPHVKEIFQAVSAKVEGGAPCCDWVGEGGAGHYVKMVHNGIEYGDMQLICEAYQLMRDGLGYSAEQMHDVFAEWNLGVLDSYLIEITRDILAYREQDGSALVDHILDTAGQKGTGKWTVIDSMELGMPITLIAEAVYSRCVSALKEERVIASGILPGPASSRIQTDEKAFVAAIRDALYASKIVSYAQGYMLMQAAAKANNWNLNYGGIALMWRGGCIIRSRFLGKIKDAFDSNPNLTNLLLDPYFCEEVNRCQTGWRQVIAAAVQAGIPVPAFSTALSFYDGYRTARLPANLLQAQRDYFGAHTYERIDQPRGQFFHTNWTGRGGDTSSSSYNV; from the coding sequence ATGGAAGCAACTGGTGATTTGGCGTTGATTGGTCTGGCGGTAATGGGTCAGAATCTGATTTTGAACATGAACGATCATGGTTATCAGATTGTGGCATTCAATCGAACAGTGTCGAAAGTAGATGAGTTTCTCGCCAAAGAGGACAAAGGTACCAACGTGGTCGGGGCACATTCCATTGCAGAAATGTGTGCCAAATTGAAACGCCCACGTCGCGTGATGATGTTGGTGAAGGCTGGACAGGCAGTGGATGACTTCATTGCCCAGATTGTTCCTCACCTGGAGCCTGGAGATATTATCATCGACGGTGGGAATTCACTGTACCAGGATAGTGCCCGCAGGCACAAAGAACTGGAACAAAAAGGGTTGCTTTTCATCGGAACGGGCGTTTCCGGAGGAGAAGAAGGGGCACGGCGTGGCCCCAGTATTATGCCGGGCGGTTCCCCCGCAGCCTGGCCCCACGTGAAAGAGATTTTTCAGGCAGTTTCCGCCAAAGTGGAAGGTGGTGCCCCTTGTTGCGACTGGGTCGGTGAAGGTGGGGCAGGGCACTATGTGAAAATGGTCCACAATGGTATTGAATATGGCGATATGCAACTGATTTGCGAAGCATACCAATTGATGCGTGATGGTCTGGGTTATTCTGCCGAGCAGATGCATGATGTATTTGCTGAATGGAACCTGGGAGTTCTGGACAGCTACCTGATTGAGATTACACGCGACATCCTTGCTTATCGCGAGCAGGATGGAAGTGCTCTTGTTGACCATATTCTGGATACAGCGGGGCAAAAAGGTACCGGTAAGTGGACAGTAATTGATTCAATGGAACTGGGAATGCCCATTACCCTGATTGCCGAAGCAGTCTATTCGCGATGCGTATCTGCTTTGAAAGAAGAACGGGTTATTGCATCTGGTATTCTTCCTGGCCCCGCCTCCAGCAGAATTCAAACAGACGAAAAAGCGTTTGTGGCTGCGATTCGCGATGCTCTATATGCGTCAAAAATCGTGAGTTATGCCCAGGGTTATATGCTGATGCAGGCCGCCGCCAAAGCCAACAACTGGAACCTGAACTATGGAGGCATTGCTCTGATGTGGCGTGGGGGATGCATTATCCGAAGTCGCTTCCTCGGCAAGATCAAGGATGCCTTTGACAGCAATCCCAATTTAACAAATCTGCTGTTGGATCCCTATTTCTGTGAAGAAGTCAATCGCTGTCAGACGGGTTGGAGGCAAGTGATTGCTGCTGCCGTGCAGGCTGGCATTCCTGTGCCTGCATTTTCTACCGCTCTCAGCTTTTATGATGGCTATCGCACAGCAAGACTACCTGCAAACCTGTTACAGGCTCAGCGGGATTATTTTGGTGCCCACACCTACGAGCGAATTGATCAGCCACGTGGCCAGTTCTTTCACACCAACTGGACTGGTCGTGGTGGGGATACTTCCAGCAGCAGCTACAACGTTTAG
- a CDS encoding DUF1592 domain-containing protein, with protein sequence MADGAENTGTRFLQQYCTNCHGETIQESGVRVDQLADYRPGERNFWTMIHQKIQRGEMPPKTAVQPSAKEKEAMLTWIRNMQIQQPPVGFRRLNRRELAASLREITGLNIDYGFSMPADGTVAGFDTGAENLPDSPDGVAHWLTMTQRAVNALSFFEPPSTQLQFSADLQSAKDPKKTLEAWKQGGATIKVKGIPRVGQGLWLEPKALGERDEFSFTIPVQPSRTGVLRLKLLVSVHKSRPELPSPHLWVDVAGQDIDFCEISNPPDRPRELIYEVQLDDLAVQDKGVKISLSNKVEVPYAVNGYENDDRSNPNDAPPGGTGLFRPKFDRKSLPLEQHPAPYLVLHAIELNTNYNASWPPTHWQVKLPEKQPNSEYAARLIGLWQEKAWRRPITAEESKPFIALYEQQRKLGLSFDAAVRAACQSILMTTQFRFLGSPGGGNSPNNDPFQLASRISFDMWGGPTDQELLNVAASGKLSEPKQLNRQIHRLLESPRCKTGFLKPFTRQWLELDQPITITSSHISKQDFRFARHLKESMKAETTAYIAEMLSKNRPISELIDSNWTMLNESLAYHYQLPPVVGAELRKVNLPGTFQRGGLIAHAGIQSMLCWMGDNWVIYRGVWFARAILDMPPPAPPLEVPELDPARTKGKTYREILKIHQEDRHCAVCHKNIDPLGFAFQNFDISGRWRTEEFENYKRSELDGKIAWVGSGKSRPVDSVGSLPRGETFQTYPEFKKLVVSHYSNDIARGVLKKLFLYTTGYPPGVVEMEEIEAILKANAKNDYSLRDLVVSTLLSKAFLRNELKVEK encoded by the coding sequence TTGGCTGACGGTGCCGAAAATACTGGCACACGATTTTTGCAGCAATACTGCACCAATTGTCACGGAGAAACTATCCAGGAATCGGGCGTGCGGGTCGATCAACTGGCTGATTATCGGCCAGGCGAACGAAACTTCTGGACGATGATCCATCAAAAAATTCAGCGTGGGGAGATGCCACCGAAAACTGCCGTCCAGCCCAGTGCAAAAGAGAAAGAGGCCATGCTCACCTGGATCCGCAATATGCAGATCCAGCAGCCACCTGTGGGTTTTCGACGATTGAACCGACGAGAATTAGCCGCTTCGCTACGTGAAATCACTGGTTTGAATATCGACTACGGATTTTCGATGCCTGCTGATGGTACCGTTGCTGGGTTCGATACGGGTGCAGAAAATCTACCAGACTCTCCCGACGGTGTTGCACACTGGCTGACAATGACCCAGCGTGCGGTGAATGCTCTCTCATTTTTTGAACCGCCATCAACACAATTACAGTTTTCTGCCGATCTACAGAGTGCTAAGGATCCCAAAAAAACTCTCGAAGCCTGGAAACAAGGTGGGGCAACGATCAAAGTGAAAGGTATCCCACGGGTGGGGCAAGGTTTGTGGCTGGAACCGAAAGCACTTGGAGAAAGAGATGAGTTTTCCTTCACAATTCCTGTCCAGCCATCGCGCACTGGCGTGTTGCGGCTCAAACTGCTTGTTTCAGTCCATAAATCTCGACCGGAATTGCCCAGTCCCCACCTTTGGGTGGATGTGGCAGGTCAAGACATCGATTTTTGCGAAATTTCCAATCCACCTGACCGGCCACGTGAACTGATTTATGAGGTACAACTGGATGATCTGGCAGTGCAGGACAAAGGAGTGAAAATTTCGCTGAGCAATAAGGTGGAGGTTCCTTATGCTGTCAATGGTTACGAAAATGATGATCGATCGAATCCCAACGATGCTCCACCAGGTGGGACGGGGTTATTTCGACCAAAGTTTGATCGAAAATCTCTGCCACTGGAGCAGCACCCTGCTCCTTATCTTGTGCTGCACGCGATTGAACTGAACACCAACTACAACGCCAGTTGGCCACCAACCCATTGGCAGGTGAAACTACCTGAAAAACAGCCCAACAGCGAGTACGCAGCCCGGCTTATCGGGTTGTGGCAGGAAAAAGCCTGGCGAAGACCCATTACCGCTGAAGAAAGCAAGCCATTCATCGCACTGTATGAACAACAACGCAAACTCGGGTTGTCCTTTGATGCCGCTGTGCGGGCGGCGTGTCAATCGATCCTGATGACCACACAATTTCGTTTTCTGGGCAGTCCTGGTGGAGGAAATTCCCCCAACAATGATCCGTTTCAACTGGCATCTCGAATTAGTTTTGATATGTGGGGTGGCCCAACCGATCAGGAATTATTAAATGTCGCTGCCAGCGGTAAGTTATCGGAGCCAAAGCAGTTAAATCGACAGATTCACAGACTGCTTGAAAGTCCAAGGTGTAAAACAGGATTCTTGAAACCATTCACCAGACAATGGCTGGAACTGGATCAGCCCATTACGATCACTTCATCGCACATTTCCAAACAGGATTTTCGTTTCGCACGCCATTTGAAAGAATCAATGAAAGCAGAAACAACTGCTTATATAGCCGAAATGCTATCAAAAAATCGCCCCATTTCAGAATTGATTGATAGCAACTGGACAATGTTGAACGAAAGTCTTGCATACCATTATCAACTCCCACCTGTTGTGGGGGCAGAACTTCGAAAAGTAAACCTGCCCGGAACATTCCAACGTGGGGGCCTGATAGCTCATGCAGGAATTCAATCAATGCTCTGCTGGATGGGAGACAATTGGGTCATCTATCGTGGGGTCTGGTTTGCGAGGGCTATTCTGGATATGCCCCCACCTGCCCCACCACTGGAGGTTCCAGAACTGGATCCTGCCAGAACCAAAGGGAAAACCTACCGCGAGATTTTGAAAATTCACCAGGAAGACCGACATTGTGCGGTGTGCCATAAAAATATCGACCCACTTGGTTTTGCTTTCCAGAACTTTGATATCAGCGGTAGGTGGCGAACGGAAGAATTTGAAAACTACAAACGTAGTGAACTGGATGGTAAAATCGCCTGGGTCGGCAGTGGCAAGTCCCGGCCCGTTGATTCCGTTGGCAGCCTCCCACGTGGGGAGACATTTCAGACCTATCCGGAGTTTAAAAAATTAGTAGTTTCTCATTACTCCAATGACATTGCACGTGGAGTGTTGAAGAAACTGTTTCTGTACACCACTGGTTACCCACCTGGTGTGGTGGAGATGGAAGAAATTGAAGCAATTCTGAAAGCGAATGCCAAAAATGATTATTCCCTCAGAGATTTAGTGGTCAGCACATTGCTTTCAAAGGCATTTTTACGTAACGAACTGAAAGTAGAGAAATAA
- a CDS encoding DUF1552 domain-containing protein: MNPKSYPMHRRTLLRGFGATLALPYLEIMQGTTLAKEHGTAEPRRLACFYIPGAIGRHGWFPKDTGPKYTLAPTHQPLAHHRERFSVLSNLSHIAGRISGHVHPYNWLTGHNINLTPGTITNTVSMDQVAAKHLGSTWLSSLVLSFADGVGTTTLSRNSLGVDIPATANYRTVFEKLFPPADKEQLKQAEQRLETDRSILDTAGQQLSGMNHQLSGADRQRLTQYFDSIRDVEKRLNDNRSILQRGRPKFDESAVRLEPQVKNKMQEHIELMMDLIALAFQTDMTRVVTQSLGGEGGPNYDEYKDWALKAGAPVRGAHDVHHKGGQASKDSPDDQVISNRDRMLCSCLAKLMDRLHNIPAQEGTLLDHTVILFGGAQISSHSGKSFPTLLAGGNRLGFKHGQHIRYQGDKVPMSNLYLTILQQLGCPVDRFKESTGTLGDILV, translated from the coding sequence ATGAATCCGAAATCATACCCCATGCACCGCCGAACGCTTTTACGTGGTTTTGGTGCCACATTAGCTCTCCCTTACCTGGAAATCATGCAAGGCACGACGCTTGCCAAAGAACATGGCACTGCAGAACCTCGTCGTTTGGCCTGTTTTTACATTCCCGGTGCGATTGGTAGGCATGGCTGGTTTCCGAAAGACACCGGCCCCAAATATACTTTGGCCCCCACGCATCAACCGTTAGCCCACCATCGAGAGCGATTTTCGGTACTGTCGAACCTTTCTCACATCGCAGGCCGAATCAGTGGTCATGTTCATCCTTACAATTGGCTCACCGGCCACAACATTAATCTGACACCGGGAACAATCACCAATACTGTCTCGATGGATCAAGTGGCTGCCAAACACCTTGGCTCCACCTGGCTGTCGTCGCTGGTTCTCTCATTTGCAGATGGGGTGGGAACTACCACATTGTCTCGAAATTCTCTGGGTGTGGATATCCCTGCGACGGCAAATTATCGTACCGTTTTCGAAAAACTGTTCCCACCTGCCGATAAAGAACAGTTAAAACAGGCCGAACAACGACTTGAAACCGACAGAAGTATTCTGGATACAGCAGGCCAGCAATTGAGTGGGATGAATCATCAGTTGAGCGGTGCTGATCGACAGCGATTAACACAGTATTTCGATTCGATTCGTGATGTCGAAAAACGGCTTAACGACAACAGGTCAATTCTGCAGAGAGGTCGACCGAAGTTCGACGAATCTGCCGTGCGTCTGGAACCGCAGGTCAAAAATAAAATGCAGGAACATATCGAATTGATGATGGACCTGATTGCTCTCGCATTTCAAACTGATATGACCCGCGTCGTCACCCAGAGCCTGGGTGGGGAAGGTGGACCGAATTACGATGAATATAAAGATTGGGCATTGAAGGCCGGCGCCCCTGTACGCGGGGCCCACGATGTTCACCACAAAGGTGGGCAGGCAAGCAAAGATTCGCCAGATGATCAAGTTATCAGCAATCGCGACCGCATGTTATGTAGTTGTCTGGCAAAACTGATGGATCGTTTGCACAACATCCCAGCACAGGAAGGCACTTTGCTGGATCACACCGTAATCCTGTTTGGTGGGGCACAGATTTCCAGCCACTCTGGGAAGAGTTTCCCCACGTTGCTTGCAGGTGGGAACCGCCTCGGCTTCAAACATGGTCAACACATTCGATATCAAGGAGATAAAGTCCCGATGTCGAACCTTTATCTCACCATCTTGCAACAACTTGGCTGCCCCGTGGATCGATTCAAGGAAAGCACGGGCACACTCGGCGATATTTTAGTTTAA
- the hemW gene encoding radical SAM family heme chaperone HemW — translation MSTDLLTDPHCQPWLFPKALYIHLPFCAHKCGYCDFAVVSGQDYKIDRYLLALEEEILQSGCSGHPTSIFVGGGTPTYLPEKQLEQFFTMLAQYFPLAPGGEFSIESTPETLNPQKVAILQHAGVNRISLGVQSFQDALLLQLDRGHQSQQIDRAIELLKPAIPVISIDLIFGIPGQSLSQWQLDLQRAVDFGLQHLSTYGLTYEKGTPLWKQVNQGLLAPLGDDLELEMYQLAIDFLETNGYQHYEISNFALSGSQCRHNHVYWANHAYWGYGLGAARYVQGKRETNTRNFDAYFAKVFTGQSPTFQSELLSPSETAQETAAIQLRRTMGIQIDDFLKQTNYDIRDLLQSNLHNLVQQGYVLESTDSISLNKKGRPLADYLISKLVWG, via the coding sequence TTGTCGACTGATTTATTAACAGATCCTCATTGTCAGCCATGGCTTTTCCCAAAAGCACTCTACATTCATCTGCCATTTTGTGCCCACAAATGTGGCTATTGCGATTTTGCTGTTGTCAGTGGGCAGGATTACAAGATTGATCGCTACCTGCTGGCATTGGAAGAGGAAATTCTTCAATCGGGTTGTTCTGGACACCCAACATCGATATTTGTGGGTGGAGGCACGCCTACATATCTGCCAGAAAAACAACTCGAACAGTTCTTTACAATGTTGGCCCAATATTTCCCTTTAGCACCAGGTGGGGAATTTTCGATCGAATCGACGCCTGAAACTCTCAATCCCCAGAAAGTGGCCATATTGCAGCACGCAGGGGTGAATCGGATCAGTCTGGGCGTCCAATCTTTCCAGGATGCCCTACTGTTGCAATTGGATCGCGGTCACCAGTCGCAACAGATCGATCGAGCCATTGAATTGTTGAAACCAGCAATTCCAGTTATTTCAATTGATCTGATTTTTGGCATCCCCGGTCAGTCCCTGTCGCAATGGCAGCTCGACCTGCAGCGGGCGGTCGATTTCGGTTTGCAACACCTTTCCACATATGGACTTACTTACGAAAAAGGCACACCACTATGGAAGCAGGTGAATCAGGGCTTGTTAGCCCCACTTGGGGATGACCTGGAACTGGAGATGTACCAGTTGGCAATCGATTTTCTGGAAACCAACGGTTACCAGCACTACGAAATCTCTAATTTTGCTCTTTCAGGTAGTCAATGCAGGCACAACCATGTGTATTGGGCCAACCACGCCTACTGGGGCTACGGTTTAGGTGCCGCACGCTATGTGCAGGGTAAACGGGAAACCAACACCCGGAATTTCGATGCATATTTTGCGAAAGTCTTTACGGGGCAATCACCTACGTTTCAATCAGAACTACTTTCACCATCGGAAACTGCCCAGGAAACTGCCGCAATCCAACTTCGCCGCACGATGGGGATTCAGATCGATGATTTTCTGAAGCAAACGAATTACGACATTCGAGATCTGCTTCAAAGTAATCTTCACAACCTGGTGCAGCAGGGTTATGTGCTGGAAAGCACGGATTCGATCAGTCTGAACAAAAAAGGCCGCCCGCTGGCAGATTATCTGATTAGTAAACTGGTGTGGGGATAA